The Nocardioides salarius genome includes a region encoding these proteins:
- a CDS encoding DUF5998 family protein, producing the protein MRARTDDRDRLRELRAAIDRTGYYPEVVGEGVQAAVAGEQVVSFFVHHEPTFEHDEVRRHLSVVVLTPTRLVLAHTDEHTGDDLLPEPYTSTSTEAIRLSAVRSVVVTRMVANPTSGPGHPAEAVMTIGWGGVSRVDLEPAGCSDPECDADHGYTGVLAPDDFSLRVSSAADGKDAVAGLLAFAESLSSRTHQAPSAP; encoded by the coding sequence ATGCGCGCCCGCACCGACGACCGTGACCGCCTGCGCGAGCTGCGCGCCGCCATCGACCGCACCGGCTACTACCCCGAGGTGGTCGGCGAGGGCGTCCAGGCCGCCGTGGCCGGCGAGCAGGTGGTCTCCTTCTTCGTCCACCACGAGCCGACCTTCGAGCACGACGAGGTGCGCCGGCACCTGTCGGTGGTGGTGCTGACCCCGACCCGGCTGGTGCTGGCCCACACCGACGAGCACACCGGCGACGACCTGCTGCCCGAGCCCTACACCTCGACCTCCACCGAGGCGATCCGGCTCAGCGCGGTGCGCTCGGTGGTGGTGACCCGGATGGTCGCCAACCCGACCTCGGGCCCGGGCCACCCGGCCGAGGCCGTGATGACGATCGGCTGGGGCGGGGTGAGCCGGGTCGACCTCGAGCCCGCCGGCTGCAGCGACCCCGAGTGCGACGCCGACCACGGCTACACCGGGGTCCTGGCCCCCGACGACTTCTCGCTGCGGGTCTCGTCCGCCGCCGACGGCAAGGACGCCGTGGCCGGGCTGCTCGCCTTCGCCGAGTCCCTGTCGTCGCGCACCCACCAGGCGCCGTCGGCGCCGTGA